The following coding sequences lie in one Arachis hypogaea cultivar Tifrunner chromosome 4, arahy.Tifrunner.gnm2.J5K5, whole genome shotgun sequence genomic window:
- the LOC112796942 gene encoding laccase-17: MDFLHLPSFASMRVLVFGFWVVTLFSEFAVGITRHYTFNIEYLNVTRLCHTRPILSVNGKFPGPPLVAREGDRVLVKVVNHVSNNVTIHWHGIRQITSGWADGPAYVTQCPIQSNQSYTYNFTITGQRGTLLWHAHISWLRATIYGPIIILPKHKVPYPFEKPHKEIPIIFGEWFNVDPEAVISQALQTGGGPNVSDAYTINGLPGPFYNCSSNKDTLKLKVKAGKTYLLRIINAALNEELFFSIANHTLVVVEADASYTKPFETHTILIAPGQTTNVLLKTKPKSPNATFLMAVRPYFTGSGTFDNSTAAAILEYTHPSHKPTPQNLPLLQPTLPPINATDFVTKFTAKFKSLGNDKFPSKVPKMVDKKFFFTVGLGTSPCPKNTTCQGPTNNTKFAASVNNISFALPHSLSLIQAYYSKRSNGVFKTDFPSVPINPFNYTGTPPNNTMVTNDTKLVVLNFNTSVQVVLQGTSILGAESHPLHLHGYDFFVVGQGFGNYDENKDPEKFNLVDPVQRNTAGVPAAGWIAIRFQADNPGVWFMHCHLDIHTSWGLIMAWLVLDGPEPNQKLQPPPSDLPKC; this comes from the exons ATGGACTTTCTCCACCTCCCATCATTTGCATCTATGAGAGTTCTTGTCTTTGGTTTTTGGGTTGTAACTTTATTTTCTGAGTTTGCAGTTGGCATAACAAGGCACTATACATTCAAT ATTGAGTATTTGAACGTCACAAGATTGTGCCACACAAGGCCTATTCTGAGTGTGAATGGCAAATTCCCAGGACCACCATTAGTGGCAAGGGAAGGTGATAGGGTGTTGGTTAAGGTGGTTAACCATGTCTCCAACAATGTAACCATTCATTG GCATGGGATTCGGCAGATAACAAGTGGTTGGGCAGATGGACCAGCATATGTGACACAGTGTCCCATACAAAGCAATCAGTCCTACACATACAATTTTACCATTACTGGCCAAAGGGGAACCCTTCTTTGGCATGCTCACATTTCATGGCTTAGAGCCACCATTTATGGACCCATCATAATCCTCCCTAAGCATAAAGTCCCTTATCCGTTTGAGAAACCACATAAAGAAATCCCTATCATTTTCG GGGAATGGTTCAACGTTGACCCAGAAGCAGTTATAAGTCAGGCCCTTCAAACAGGAGGGGGACCCAATGTTTCAGATGCTTACACCATCAATGGTCTTCCGGGGCCTTTCTATAATTGTTCCTCTAATAAAG ATACATTAAAGCTAAAGGTGAAGGCCGGAAAAACATATCTTCTAAGGATAATCAACGCTGCACTCAACGAAGAACTCTTCTTCAGCATAGCAAATCACACACTCGTAGTTGTTGAAGCAGATGCTTCATACACAAAACCATTTGAAACACACACAATCCTAATAGCCCCAGGCCAAACCACAAACGTTCTCCTAAAGACCAAACCCAAATCCCCCAACGCCACTTTCCTCATGGCTGTTAGGCCCTATTTCACCGGCAGCGGCACCTTCGACAACTCCACTGCCGCCGCCATCCTCGAATACACCCACCCTTCTCACAAACCCACTCCTCAAAACCTCCCCCTTCTTCAACCAACACTTCCGCCAATAAACGCAACAGATTTCGTTACAAAATTCACCGCGAAGTTTAAAAGCTTAGGGAATGATAAGTTCCCTTCAAAGGTACCTAAAATGGTGGACAAGAAATTCTTCTTCACTGTAGGATTAGGGACTAGTCCTTGCCCTAAGAACACAACATGCCAAGGACCAACCAACAACACGAAATTCGCAGCTTCCGTAAACAACATCTCTTTCGCGCTTCCGCATTCGTTGTCTTTAATCCAAGCCTACTATTCAAAACGATCAAACGGTGTTTTCAAGACAGATTTTCCTTCCGTTCCAATCAACCCTTTCAATTACACAGGAACTCCACCGAATAACACAATGGTTACAAATGATACGAAGTTGGTGGTTCTGAATTTCAACACTAGTGTACAGGTGGTGTTGCAGGGTACTAGTATTCTTGGTGCTGAGAGCCACCCTCTTCATCTTCATGGCTATGATTTCTTTGTTGTTGGGCAAGGTTTCGGGAACTATGATGAAAACAAAGACCCTGAGAAGTTTAATCTTGTGGATCCTGTTCAGAGGAACACTGCTGGAGTTCCAGCAGCCGGATGGATTGCAATTCGGTTTCAAGCA